A region of Mugil cephalus isolate CIBA_MC_2020 chromosome 3, CIBA_Mcephalus_1.1, whole genome shotgun sequence DNA encodes the following proteins:
- the tjp1a gene encoding tight junction protein ZO-1 isoform X5: MEETVIWEQHTVTLHRAPGFGFGIAISGGRDNPHFQSGETSIVISDVLKGGPAEGLLQENDRVVMVNAVSMDNVEHAYAVQQLRKSGKNAKITIRRKRKVQIPVSRPGDRETMSEHEEEDSDEEDGYDPHTARGGQSAYGGASGGTGTGRRQDRERSNSGRRDHSASRERSVSPRSDRRSQASSAPPRPSKVTLVKSRKNEEYGLRLASHIFVKDISPESLAARDGNIQEGDVVLKINGTVTENLSLIDAKKLIERSKGKLKMVVQRDERATLLNIPDLDDSIPSANNSDRDDISEIHSLTSDHSNRSHGRGRSRSPDRPETSDHLRHSPRQISNGSHRSRDEERVSKPAMSTPVKSSDDGVLSQASDQASSRDDKQLPPLPEPKPVYAQPGQPDVDLPVSPSDAPVPSAAHDDSILRPSMKLVKFKKGESVGLRLAGGNDVGIFVAGVLEDSPAAKEGLEEGDQILRVNNVDFANIIREEAVLFLLDLPRGEEVTILAQKKKDVYRRIVESDVGDSFYIRTHFEYEKESPYGLSFNKGEVFRVVDTLYNGKLGSWLAIRIGKNHQEVERGIIPNKNRAEQLSSVQYTLPKTPGGDRADFWRFRGLRSSKRNLRKSREDLSAQPVQTKFPAYERVVLREAGFLRPVVIFGPIADVAREKLAREEPDIFELAKTQQQQGGEKSEPRDAGTDQKSSGIIRLHTIKQIIDRDKHAVLDITPNAVDRLNYAQWYPIVVFLNPDTKQGVKNMRTRLCPESRKSARKLYDRALKLRKNNHHLFTTTINLNSMNDGWFGGLKEMIQQQQNQLVWVSEGKADGATDDDLDIHDDRLSYLSAPGSEYSMYSTDSRHTSDYEDTDTEGGAYTDQELDETLNDDVGPPTEPAITRSSEPVREDPPVIQEPPGYAGYQHTVQPDPLNRIDPAGFKAPAPQQKAEAAAIPSISQQPDPLTETMPPAVDVTVKTVGALSPDVAPAAPYSHPSPIPEAGSLRRPTPELAPQSISPEPLHPGLASSEPKMFQKDPYSADNTGRVGHTVKPPTYSHQQGYQPDQQPYRDYDHPPNRYDVSSSGVSSGGGYPEPKYRNYDSNPPYENSVPHFDQQWNPYNQSLSTANSQPYDPRLPYGDGPDSQYPPPLRYDEPPPHQPFDGRPRYGKPTGPGPVRYDDPPPPAPVSDLHYDPDTHLNSYPPAARSPEPAPPRFAYNQGPTTQQKGYKPQQYDSTPLNSETSPTPPPKAEAPSPSPADVPKLAPARDDQQEDDPAMRPQSVLTRVKMFENKRSVSVDRARDAADPPGSKAADLPLKAGGVIPKANSLSNLDQEKTFRAPEPQSKVADDIVRSNHYDPDEDEDYYRKQLSYFDKLQTGPTKPQAQTTHSYPRMESVEKPSPVEKKYEPVPQVTPSLPPATLPKPSTEAKPPAREDTVQTNFLPHKSFPEKAPVNGTSEQPPKTGAPPTSSYNRYVPKPYTTSARPFARMFDSPKFNHNLLPNDKPEIAPKGRSSSPVKPPPQPQNADHDSGLDTFTRTMDHRPKYQHNNVNAVPKAIPVSPSALEDDDDEDEGHTVVATARGIFNSNGGVLSSIETGVSIIIPQGAIPEGVEQEIYFKVCRDNSILPPLDKEKGETLLSPLVMCGPHGLKFLKPVELRLPHCASMTPDGWSFALKSSDSSSGDPKSWQNKSLPGDPNYLVGANCVSVLIDHF; the protein is encoded by the exons ATGGAGGAAACGGTCATATGGGAACAGCACACAGTGACCCTTCACAGG GCCCCAGGATTTGGGTTTGGCATCGCCATCTCAGGTGGACGAGACAACCCTCATTTCCAGAGCGGAGAGACATCCATTGTGATTTCTGATGTGTTGAAAGGAGGCCCCGCAGAGGGTCTGCTACA AGAAAATGATCGAGTAGTGATGGTCAATGCAGTCTCTATGGACAATGTAGAGCATGCCTATGCTGTTCAGCAACTTCGCAAGAGTGGCAAAAATGCAAAGATA ACCATTCGCAGGAAAAGGAAAGTACAAATCCCAGTCTCACGgccaggagacagagagactaTGTCGGAGCACGAGGAGGAAGACAGTGATGAGGAAGATGGTTACGATCCCCACACCGCTCGTGGTGGCCAAAGTGCCTACGGAGGAGCGAGCGGAGGCACAGGCACAGGCAGGCGTCAAGATCGTGAGCGTAGCAACAGTGGGAGGAGGGATCACAGTGCCTCACGGGAGAGAAGCGTGTCGCCGCGCTCTGATCGTAGATCACAAGCCTCTTCTGCTCCACCCAGGCCTTCCAAGGTCACCCTTGTAAAGTCTCGGAAAAATGAAG AATATGGATTGCGACTGGCCAGCCACATCTTTGTGAAAGACATCTCTCCAGAGAGCCTCGCTGCCAGAGATGGAAACATCCAGGAGGGAGATGTTGTTCTTAAG ATCAATGGCACAGTTACAGAGAACCTATCACTGATAGATGCCAAGAAACTGATTGAAAGGTCAAAGGGCAAGCTGAAGATGGTGGTGCAGAGAGATGAGCGAGCCACGCTGCTCAACATTCCTGACCTTGATGACAGCATCCCATCAGCCAATAACTCCGACAGAGACG ACATTTCAGAAatacattcactgacatcagaCCATTCCAATCGGTCCCATGGGCGAGGTCGATCACGTTCACCTGACAGGCCTGAGACATCGGACCATCTCCGTCACTCTCCTCGGCAGATCAGCAACGGCAG tcatCGGAGTCGAGATGAGGAACGCGTATCCAAACCAGCCATGTCCACACCGGTCAAAAGCTCTGATGATGGTGTCTTGTCTCAGGCCAGCGACCAGGCCAGCTCCAGAGATGACAAACAGTTACCTCCACTGCctg AACCAAAGCCAGTGTATGCACAGCCTGGTCAGCCTGACGTGGATCTTCCTGTCAGCCCGTCAGACGCCCCTGTACCAAGTGCTGCTCATGATGACAGCATTCTCAG gccAAGTATGAAGCTGGTCAAGTTCAAGAAGGGAGAGAGTGTCGGCCTGCGGTTAGCTGGAGGGAACGACGTGGGAATTTTTGTGGCAGGAGTTTTGGAAGACAGTCCTGCAGCCAAGGAGGGGCTGGAGGAGGGGGACCAGATTCTCAGG GTGAACAATGTGGACTTTGCTAATATCATCCGGGAGGAGGCTGTGCTGTTTCTGCTGGATCTCCCAAGAGGAGAAGAGGTTACTATTCTGGCCCAGAAGAAAAAGGATG TGTATCGGAGGATAGTGGAATCAGACGTGGGTGACTCCTTCTACATTCGGACGCATTTTGAATATGAAAAGGAGTCGCCGTATGGGCTGAGCTTCAACAAAGGCGAGGTATTCCGCGTGGTGGATACACTCTACAATGGCAAATTAGGCTCCTGGCTCGCTATCCGTATCGGCAAGAACCACCAGGAGGTGGAAAGGGGCATCATCCCTAACAAGAACAG AGCGGAGCAGCTTTCCAGTGTGCAGTACACCCTCCCTAAAACACCAGGGGGTGACCGAGCAGACTTCTGGAGATTCAGAGGACTGCGAAGTTCTAAGAGGAATTTGCGGAAAAGCAGGGAAGACCTGTCAGCCCAGCCGGTTCAGACCAAGTTCCCTGCCTATGAGAGAGTAGTGCTGAGGGAAG CTGGGTTCCTGAGGCCTGTAGTTATCTTTGGACCAATAGCAGATGTGGCCAGAGAGAAACTGGCCAGGGAGGAGCCAGACATTTTTGAACTAGCAA aaacacagcaacaacaaggaGGGGAAA AGAGTGAACCCAGGGATGCTGGAACCGACCAGAAAAGCTCTGGCATCATTCGCCTGCACACGATTAAACAGATCATTGACAGA GACAAGCATGCTGTGCTGGACATCACCCCCAATGCAGTGGACCGTCTGAACTACGCTCAGTGGTATCCCATCGTGGTGTTTCTCAACCCAGACACCAAGCAAGGCGTCAAGAACATGAGGACCCGGCTCTGCCCTGAGTCCAGGAAGAGTGCCAGAAAGCTTTATGACCGAGCCCTCAAATTAAGGAAAAACAACCACCACCTTTTCACCA caaCGATTAACTTGAACAGCATGAATGATGGCTGGTTTGGAGGACTGAAGGAGATGATCCAGCAGCAACAGAACCAGCTGGTGTGGGTTTCAGAGGGCAAG GCTGATGGGGCAACTGATGATGACCTGGATATCCACGACGACCGCCTTTCCTACCTGTCGGCGCCAGGCAGTGAGTATTCCATGTACAGCACCGACAGCCGGCACACCTCCGACTACGAGGACACTGACACAGAGGGCGGAGCCTACACCGACCAGGAGCTGGACGAAACGCTGAATGATGATGTGGGCCCGCCCACGGAGCCCGCCATCACCCGCTCCTCGGAGCCCGTCCGCGAGGACCCGCCTGTCATCCAGGAGCCCCCGGGCTATGCTGGCTACCAGCACACAGTGCAGCCGGACCCCCTGAACCGCATCGACCCAGCTGGGTTCAAGGCACCAGCGCCGCAGCAG AAAGCAGAGGCCGCTGCCATCCCTAGCATCTCCCAGCAGCCTGATCCCCTGACTGAGACAATGCCCCCTGCTGTCGACGTTACTGTAAAAACTGTAGGGGCTCTGAGCCCTGATGTGGCTCCTGCAGCTCCCTACAGCCACCCAAGCCCCATCCCAGAGGCTGGCTCACTTAGGAGGCCAACCCCTGAGCTGGCCCCTCAGAGCATCTCGCCAGAACCTCTGCATCCTGGACTGGCCAGTTCAGAACCAAAG ATGTTTCAGAAGGATCCATACAGCGCAGACAACACAGGGAGAGTTGGTCACACCGTGAAGCCGCCGACTTACAGCCATCAGCAGGGGTATCAGCCTGACCAGCAGCCATACAGAGATTACGACCACCCACCCAATCGGTATGATGTCAGCAGCAGTGGAGTCAGCAGTGGAGGTGGTTACCCAGAGCCAAAGTACCGTAACTATGACTCTAACCCGCCGTACGAGAACAGTGTGCCTCACTTCGACCAGCAATGGAACCCCTACAACCAGTCACTCTCTACTGCCAATTCCCAACCCTACGATCCCCGTTTGCCATATGGTGATGGCCCCGATTCCCAGTACCCACCTCCACTGCGCTACGATGAGCCGCCACCACATCAGCCATTCGACGGGCGGCCTCGTTACGGTAAACCCACAGGTCCTGGACCTGTTCGTTACGATGACCCGCCACCTCCCGCTCCGGTGTCTGATCTGCACTACGACCCAGATACTCACCTGAACTCGTACCCACCAGCTGCCCGCTCCCCAGAGCCCGCTCCCCCGCGGTTTGCCTACAACCAGGGACCAACGACACAACAGAAAGGCTACAAACCTCAGCAGTATGACTCTACTCCTCTGAACTCTGAAACCAGCCCCACACCTCCTCCTAAGGCAGAAGCCCCCTCGCCCTCCCCTGCTGACGTTCCGAAACTTGCACCCGCCAGAGATGACCAACAGGAGGATGATCCTGCCATGCGGCCGCAGTCAGTCCTAACACGGGTCAAGATGTTTGAGAACAAACGCTCCGTGTCCGTGGACCGCGCCAGAGATGCAGCAGATCCACCTGGAAGCAAG gCAGCCGATTTACCCTTGAAAGCAGGTGGAGTCATCCCTAAGGCGAATTCTCTGAGTAACCTGGATCAAGAAAAGACTTTTAG AGCTCCAGAGCCACAGTCCAAGGTGGCTGACGACATCGTGCGCTCCAACCATTATGACCCTGATGAGGATGAGGACTACTACAGGAAACAGTTGTCTTATTTTGACAAACTTCAGACCGGCCCCACCAAACCACAAGCACAAACAACGCACAGCTACCCCAG GATGGAGTCAGTAGAGAAACCAAGTCCAGTGGAGAAAAAATATGAACCAGTTCCCCAGGTGACACCGTCTCTGCCACCAGCCACACTGCCCAAACCCTCAACTGAAG cCAAGCCTCCTGCCCGAGAAGACACtgtccagaccaactttctgcctcACAAGAGTTTTCCTGAGAAGGCTCCAGTTAATGGCACAAGTGAACAGCCTCCAAAGACCGGGGCTCCACCTACATCCAGCTACAACCGCTACGTGCCCAAGCCCTACACCACCTCTGCCAGGCCTTTTGCACGGATGTTTGACAGTCCAAAATTCAACCACAACCTTCTTCCCAATGACAAGCCGGAGATTGCTCCAAAG GGTCGGAGCTCTAGTCCAGTGAAGCCTCCCCCGCAGCCCCAGAACGCAGACCACGACAGTGGCCTGGACACTTTCACACGCACTATGGACCACAGACCCAAATATCAGCACAACAATGTCAACGCTGTGCCTAAGGCCATCCCTGTGAG CCCCAGTGCCctggaggatgatgatgatgaagatgagggCCACACAGTGGTCGCAACAGCTCGTGGTATCTTCAACAGCAACGGTGGCGTTCTGAGCTCCATTGAAACTGGTGTCAGCATAATTATCCCGCAGGGCGCCATCCCTGAAGGTGTGGAGCAGGAGATCTACTTTAAGGTCTGTCGAGACAACAGCATCCTGCCACCGCTGGACAAGGAGAAAG GAGAGACTCTGCTCAGCCCACTGGTGATGTGTGGACCTCATGGCCTCAAGTTTTTGAAGCCTGTGGAGCTACGCTTACCTCACTGTGCGTCAATGACCCCTGATGGTTGGTCTTTTGCTCTAAAATCCTCCGACTCCTCGTCGG GTGACCCAAAAAGCTGGCAGAACAAGTCTCTCCCCGGAGATCCCAACTACCTGGTGGGAGccaactgtgtgtctgtgctcatTGACCACTTTTAA
- the tjp1a gene encoding tight junction protein ZO-1 isoform X4, giving the protein MSSKASNKSAAMEETVIWEQHTVTLHRAPGFGFGIAISGGRDNPHFQSGETSIVISDVLKGGPAEGLLQENDRVVMVNAVSMDNVEHAYAVQQLRKSGKNAKITIRRKRKVQIPVSRPGDRETMSEHEEEDSDEEDGYDPHTARGGQSAYGGASGGTGTGRRQDRERSNSGRRDHSASRERSVSPRSDRRSQASSAPPRPSKVTLVKSRKNEEYGLRLASHIFVKDISPESLAARDGNIQEGDVVLKINGTVTENLSLIDAKKLIERSKGKLKMVVQRDERATLLNIPDLDDSIPSANNSDRDDISEIHSLTSDHSNRSHGRGRSRSPDRPETSDHLRHSPRQISNGSHRSRDEERVSKPAMSTPVKSSDDGVLSQASDQASSRDDKQLPPLPEPKPVYAQPGQPDVDLPVSPSDAPVPSAAHDDSILRPSMKLVKFKKGESVGLRLAGGNDVGIFVAGVLEDSPAAKEGLEEGDQILRVNNVDFANIIREEAVLFLLDLPRGEEVTILAQKKKDVYRRIVESDVGDSFYIRTHFEYEKESPYGLSFNKGEVFRVVDTLYNGKLGSWLAIRIGKNHQEVERGIIPNKNRAEQLSSVQYTLPKTPGGDRADFWRFRGLRSSKRNLRKSREDLSAQPVQTKFPAYERVVLREAGFLRPVVIFGPIADVAREKLAREEPDIFELAKTQQQQGGEKSEPRDAGTDQKSSGIIRLHTIKQIIDRDKHAVLDITPNAVDRLNYAQWYPIVVFLNPDTKQGVKNMRTRLCPESRKSARKLYDRALKLRKNNHHLFTTTINLNSMNDGWFGGLKEMIQQQQNQLVWVSEGKADGATDDDLDIHDDRLSYLSAPGSEYSMYSTDSRHTSDYEDTDTEGGAYTDQELDETLNDDVGPPTEPAITRSSEPVREDPPVIQEPPGYAGYQHTVQPDPLNRIDPAGFKAPAPQQKAEAAAIPSISQQPDPLTETMPPAVDVTVKTVGALSPDVAPAAPYSHPSPIPEAGSLRRPTPELAPQSISPEPLHPGLASSEPKMFQKDPYSADNTGRVGHTVKPPTYSHQQGYQPDQQPYRDYDHPPNRYDVSSSGVSSGGGYPEPKYRNYDSNPPYENSVPHFDQQWNPYNQSLSTANSQPYDPRLPYGDGPDSQYPPPLRYDEPPPHQPFDGRPRYGKPTGPGPVRYDDPPPPAPVSDLHYDPDTHLNSYPPAARSPEPAPPRFAYNQGPTTQQKGYKPQQYDSTPLNSETSPTPPPKAEAPSPSPADVPKLAPARDDQQEDDPAMRPQSVLTRVKMFENKRSVSVDRARDAADPPGSKAADLPLKAGGVIPKANSLSNLDQEKTFRAPEPQSKVADDIVRSNHYDPDEDEDYYRKQLSYFDKLQTGPTKPQAQTTHSYPRMESVEKPSPVEKKYEPVPQVTPSLPPATLPKPSTEAKPPAREDTVQTNFLPHKSFPEKAPVNGTSEQPPKTGAPPTSSYNRYVPKPYTTSARPFARMFDSPKFNHNLLPNDKPEIAPKGRSSSPVKPPPQPQNADHDSGLDTFTRTMDHRPKYQHNNVNAVPKAIPVSPSALEDDDDEDEGHTVVATARGIFNSNGGVLSSIETGVSIIIPQGAIPEGVEQEIYFKVCRDNSILPPLDKEKGETLLSPLVMCGPHGLKFLKPVELRLPHCASMTPDGWSFALKSSDSSSGDPKSWQNKSLPGDPNYLVGANCVSVLIDHF; this is encoded by the exons AGTGCAGCAATGGAGGAAACGGTCATATGGGAACAGCACACAGTGACCCTTCACAGG GCCCCAGGATTTGGGTTTGGCATCGCCATCTCAGGTGGACGAGACAACCCTCATTTCCAGAGCGGAGAGACATCCATTGTGATTTCTGATGTGTTGAAAGGAGGCCCCGCAGAGGGTCTGCTACA AGAAAATGATCGAGTAGTGATGGTCAATGCAGTCTCTATGGACAATGTAGAGCATGCCTATGCTGTTCAGCAACTTCGCAAGAGTGGCAAAAATGCAAAGATA ACCATTCGCAGGAAAAGGAAAGTACAAATCCCAGTCTCACGgccaggagacagagagactaTGTCGGAGCACGAGGAGGAAGACAGTGATGAGGAAGATGGTTACGATCCCCACACCGCTCGTGGTGGCCAAAGTGCCTACGGAGGAGCGAGCGGAGGCACAGGCACAGGCAGGCGTCAAGATCGTGAGCGTAGCAACAGTGGGAGGAGGGATCACAGTGCCTCACGGGAGAGAAGCGTGTCGCCGCGCTCTGATCGTAGATCACAAGCCTCTTCTGCTCCACCCAGGCCTTCCAAGGTCACCCTTGTAAAGTCTCGGAAAAATGAAG AATATGGATTGCGACTGGCCAGCCACATCTTTGTGAAAGACATCTCTCCAGAGAGCCTCGCTGCCAGAGATGGAAACATCCAGGAGGGAGATGTTGTTCTTAAG ATCAATGGCACAGTTACAGAGAACCTATCACTGATAGATGCCAAGAAACTGATTGAAAGGTCAAAGGGCAAGCTGAAGATGGTGGTGCAGAGAGATGAGCGAGCCACGCTGCTCAACATTCCTGACCTTGATGACAGCATCCCATCAGCCAATAACTCCGACAGAGACG ACATTTCAGAAatacattcactgacatcagaCCATTCCAATCGGTCCCATGGGCGAGGTCGATCACGTTCACCTGACAGGCCTGAGACATCGGACCATCTCCGTCACTCTCCTCGGCAGATCAGCAACGGCAG tcatCGGAGTCGAGATGAGGAACGCGTATCCAAACCAGCCATGTCCACACCGGTCAAAAGCTCTGATGATGGTGTCTTGTCTCAGGCCAGCGACCAGGCCAGCTCCAGAGATGACAAACAGTTACCTCCACTGCctg AACCAAAGCCAGTGTATGCACAGCCTGGTCAGCCTGACGTGGATCTTCCTGTCAGCCCGTCAGACGCCCCTGTACCAAGTGCTGCTCATGATGACAGCATTCTCAG gccAAGTATGAAGCTGGTCAAGTTCAAGAAGGGAGAGAGTGTCGGCCTGCGGTTAGCTGGAGGGAACGACGTGGGAATTTTTGTGGCAGGAGTTTTGGAAGACAGTCCTGCAGCCAAGGAGGGGCTGGAGGAGGGGGACCAGATTCTCAGG GTGAACAATGTGGACTTTGCTAATATCATCCGGGAGGAGGCTGTGCTGTTTCTGCTGGATCTCCCAAGAGGAGAAGAGGTTACTATTCTGGCCCAGAAGAAAAAGGATG TGTATCGGAGGATAGTGGAATCAGACGTGGGTGACTCCTTCTACATTCGGACGCATTTTGAATATGAAAAGGAGTCGCCGTATGGGCTGAGCTTCAACAAAGGCGAGGTATTCCGCGTGGTGGATACACTCTACAATGGCAAATTAGGCTCCTGGCTCGCTATCCGTATCGGCAAGAACCACCAGGAGGTGGAAAGGGGCATCATCCCTAACAAGAACAG AGCGGAGCAGCTTTCCAGTGTGCAGTACACCCTCCCTAAAACACCAGGGGGTGACCGAGCAGACTTCTGGAGATTCAGAGGACTGCGAAGTTCTAAGAGGAATTTGCGGAAAAGCAGGGAAGACCTGTCAGCCCAGCCGGTTCAGACCAAGTTCCCTGCCTATGAGAGAGTAGTGCTGAGGGAAG CTGGGTTCCTGAGGCCTGTAGTTATCTTTGGACCAATAGCAGATGTGGCCAGAGAGAAACTGGCCAGGGAGGAGCCAGACATTTTTGAACTAGCAA aaacacagcaacaacaaggaGGGGAAA AGAGTGAACCCAGGGATGCTGGAACCGACCAGAAAAGCTCTGGCATCATTCGCCTGCACACGATTAAACAGATCATTGACAGA GACAAGCATGCTGTGCTGGACATCACCCCCAATGCAGTGGACCGTCTGAACTACGCTCAGTGGTATCCCATCGTGGTGTTTCTCAACCCAGACACCAAGCAAGGCGTCAAGAACATGAGGACCCGGCTCTGCCCTGAGTCCAGGAAGAGTGCCAGAAAGCTTTATGACCGAGCCCTCAAATTAAGGAAAAACAACCACCACCTTTTCACCA caaCGATTAACTTGAACAGCATGAATGATGGCTGGTTTGGAGGACTGAAGGAGATGATCCAGCAGCAACAGAACCAGCTGGTGTGGGTTTCAGAGGGCAAG GCTGATGGGGCAACTGATGATGACCTGGATATCCACGACGACCGCCTTTCCTACCTGTCGGCGCCAGGCAGTGAGTATTCCATGTACAGCACCGACAGCCGGCACACCTCCGACTACGAGGACACTGACACAGAGGGCGGAGCCTACACCGACCAGGAGCTGGACGAAACGCTGAATGATGATGTGGGCCCGCCCACGGAGCCCGCCATCACCCGCTCCTCGGAGCCCGTCCGCGAGGACCCGCCTGTCATCCAGGAGCCCCCGGGCTATGCTGGCTACCAGCACACAGTGCAGCCGGACCCCCTGAACCGCATCGACCCAGCTGGGTTCAAGGCACCAGCGCCGCAGCAG AAAGCAGAGGCCGCTGCCATCCCTAGCATCTCCCAGCAGCCTGATCCCCTGACTGAGACAATGCCCCCTGCTGTCGACGTTACTGTAAAAACTGTAGGGGCTCTGAGCCCTGATGTGGCTCCTGCAGCTCCCTACAGCCACCCAAGCCCCATCCCAGAGGCTGGCTCACTTAGGAGGCCAACCCCTGAGCTGGCCCCTCAGAGCATCTCGCCAGAACCTCTGCATCCTGGACTGGCCAGTTCAGAACCAAAG ATGTTTCAGAAGGATCCATACAGCGCAGACAACACAGGGAGAGTTGGTCACACCGTGAAGCCGCCGACTTACAGCCATCAGCAGGGGTATCAGCCTGACCAGCAGCCATACAGAGATTACGACCACCCACCCAATCGGTATGATGTCAGCAGCAGTGGAGTCAGCAGTGGAGGTGGTTACCCAGAGCCAAAGTACCGTAACTATGACTCTAACCCGCCGTACGAGAACAGTGTGCCTCACTTCGACCAGCAATGGAACCCCTACAACCAGTCACTCTCTACTGCCAATTCCCAACCCTACGATCCCCGTTTGCCATATGGTGATGGCCCCGATTCCCAGTACCCACCTCCACTGCGCTACGATGAGCCGCCACCACATCAGCCATTCGACGGGCGGCCTCGTTACGGTAAACCCACAGGTCCTGGACCTGTTCGTTACGATGACCCGCCACCTCCCGCTCCGGTGTCTGATCTGCACTACGACCCAGATACTCACCTGAACTCGTACCCACCAGCTGCCCGCTCCCCAGAGCCCGCTCCCCCGCGGTTTGCCTACAACCAGGGACCAACGACACAACAGAAAGGCTACAAACCTCAGCAGTATGACTCTACTCCTCTGAACTCTGAAACCAGCCCCACACCTCCTCCTAAGGCAGAAGCCCCCTCGCCCTCCCCTGCTGACGTTCCGAAACTTGCACCCGCCAGAGATGACCAACAGGAGGATGATCCTGCCATGCGGCCGCAGTCAGTCCTAACACGGGTCAAGATGTTTGAGAACAAACGCTCCGTGTCCGTGGACCGCGCCAGAGATGCAGCAGATCCACCTGGAAGCAAG gCAGCCGATTTACCCTTGAAAGCAGGTGGAGTCATCCCTAAGGCGAATTCTCTGAGTAACCTGGATCAAGAAAAGACTTTTAG AGCTCCAGAGCCACAGTCCAAGGTGGCTGACGACATCGTGCGCTCCAACCATTATGACCCTGATGAGGATGAGGACTACTACAGGAAACAGTTGTCTTATTTTGACAAACTTCAGACCGGCCCCACCAAACCACAAGCACAAACAACGCACAGCTACCCCAG GATGGAGTCAGTAGAGAAACCAAGTCCAGTGGAGAAAAAATATGAACCAGTTCCCCAGGTGACACCGTCTCTGCCACCAGCCACACTGCCCAAACCCTCAACTGAAG cCAAGCCTCCTGCCCGAGAAGACACtgtccagaccaactttctgcctcACAAGAGTTTTCCTGAGAAGGCTCCAGTTAATGGCACAAGTGAACAGCCTCCAAAGACCGGGGCTCCACCTACATCCAGCTACAACCGCTACGTGCCCAAGCCCTACACCACCTCTGCCAGGCCTTTTGCACGGATGTTTGACAGTCCAAAATTCAACCACAACCTTCTTCCCAATGACAAGCCGGAGATTGCTCCAAAG GGTCGGAGCTCTAGTCCAGTGAAGCCTCCCCCGCAGCCCCAGAACGCAGACCACGACAGTGGCCTGGACACTTTCACACGCACTATGGACCACAGACCCAAATATCAGCACAACAATGTCAACGCTGTGCCTAAGGCCATCCCTGTGAG CCCCAGTGCCctggaggatgatgatgatgaagatgagggCCACACAGTGGTCGCAACAGCTCGTGGTATCTTCAACAGCAACGGTGGCGTTCTGAGCTCCATTGAAACTGGTGTCAGCATAATTATCCCGCAGGGCGCCATCCCTGAAGGTGTGGAGCAGGAGATCTACTTTAAGGTCTGTCGAGACAACAGCATCCTGCCACCGCTGGACAAGGAGAAAG GAGAGACTCTGCTCAGCCCACTGGTGATGTGTGGACCTCATGGCCTCAAGTTTTTGAAGCCTGTGGAGCTACGCTTACCTCACTGTGCGTCAATGACCCCTGATGGTTGGTCTTTTGCTCTAAAATCCTCCGACTCCTCGTCGG GTGACCCAAAAAGCTGGCAGAACAAGTCTCTCCCCGGAGATCCCAACTACCTGGTGGGAGccaactgtgtgtctgtgctcatTGACCACTTTTAA